A stretch of DNA from Mycobacterium botniense:
TCCATCCCTCCGTGGGGTTGCCTTCGAGTTCCACCACGCCGGCGTTGGGCAGGAACGGGTGTTTTTCCGGGCTGAGCACCGCTTCGACGAAGCGTGGCAAGAAGATCGCCAGATCGGGGTTTTTCGCGTTGAGCAGAGTCCAGGTGCTGATCGCCGCCTCACCGGAAAACGCGACATCGGTGACCTGGCCGTTCGCGCTGACGATCGGGTTGGCCAACGCGTCGGCATACATCGTGGCAACAGCGTTGCTGAAGTAGTCCTCGAAGGCGATCCCGTTGAAGTCCAACGAGCCCGGCATCGGCACGAATTCGTAGCCAAACGCCCACGTCAGCAGGGTCAGGTCGTAGAGGATACCGCCGGGGCCCGAATACGGGTCGCCCGCGTAGATGCCGCCACCGATCTCGTTGAGCCCGGAAAGTATGTGCGGAGTCTCCTGCTCGAGCGCGGCGAAGGGCGCTGCGGTCTGCGCCATCCGGATGTTTTGCCCTCGAAGATCCCGGCCACCGCGTCCGGGCTGCCGAGCTGATTGGCGAGTTGGGTTCCCACCTCTTGTGCCTCGTCCTGGCCAAGGTCGCTCAGCGGCGACCCGGGCAGCACGTTGCCGGCAACGACTCCTGTCGACACCGTCTGTCCGTGCCGCACGAGGTCGAGGACGATGTCCTCCTCGCCAGCGGTGAGTGCGACGTCACCGCCGCGGGGGCCGGCGGGCGGCGGGGTGGCCGGGATGACGGCGACGACGCCAGCGCCGGCAACGGCAACACCAGCGGCAATGCAGCCGAATAATTGACTCTGCTGCTGAGATATCTTAGGCATGGTCTCAGGCCTCTCACAGGCTGTGCCTCTATTATTTATAATGAGTGGACTATACAAATACTTTGCTGCAATTTCACCGCTGAGCGGTGCGTGGATTCGTCCGCTCGGTGGGCACTGTGTTTAGTTAGCGCGGCAATGGGTTTCGCTCGACCAGCGGCTGGCCTGTCGATGACGATCGGCGATCGGCTCATGTTATCCACAGGTTCCTCATCGATATCCGTATTGACACGACGTCAATGATGTGCTGACCCACAAACCCCTGTGGATAAAGCTGTGGAAATTGTGGATAGCGGGAAGTAGCTGCGGCCTGCCGTCGACCGGGCGTCCGGCTGTGTGGCGCGGGCCGCGACCGACCGCCGAGAGCGCCAAGCCGATCTCCGAAAAGCCGACGAACTGCGGCGGAGCTGCCAGTCTGGAGGCGACCGTGATCCACGCGCGATGCGTGCGAAGACCGGCCGCCGTTAGGCTGAGCGGGTGATCCAAGTGTGCTCTCAGTGCGGCACGCGGTGGAATGTGCGCGACCGCCAGCGCATGTGGTGTCCCCGCTGCCGCGGCGCGCTACTGGCGCCGTTGCCGGAGGCCGACCCGCGGTGGAGCGCACAGGGACCGACCCAGGCGCCGGTCACCGCCAGCCAGCGTCCAGCGCCGCAGCTGCCACCGGGCTACCGGTGGATCGCGGTGCGTCCGGGTGCTCCGCCGCCGCGGCGGCCGCCACGCAAACCTCTTGGGCCCACTCCGCGCTACACCGTCATACCGCGGTGGAGTCTGGCCGATCAGGTCGGCGAAGCCGCCCAGCAGCGGGCGTCACCGGTACGGCAGGGGCCGCCGGCGACGACGGTACATACGACCTTGTTCGCCACCCTCGTGGTGTTCGCCATCGCCGCACTGGTGTATGTGGTGCGATACGTGTTGCTGGTCATCAATCGCAACACATTGCTGAACCCGCTGGTGGCTGCGGCTGCGGTCTGGCTTGGAGTAGGAGTGAGCCTGGCGGCGATCGCAGCGGTGATCGCGTGCGCCGTGGTGTTGATCCGATGGCTGATTGCGCGGCGAGCCGCCGCGTTCATGCACTATGGCCGGCACGAGCCGCGCCCCGGCTGGAGTTTGTGGGCGGGCTGCCTGGTCCCGCTGGTGAACCTGGCGTGGGCCCCGGTGTACGTCATCGAGCTGGCCATGCTCGAAAAGCTCTATGCCCGGTTACGGAGGCCGATCCTGATGTGGTGGATCGTGTGGATCGCCAGCACCGGGGTATCGGTTTTTGCTATCGCGACCAGTCGGGCCCACGACGCGCAGGGAATCGCGAATAACACTGTCGCGATGACGCTCGGCTATCTGCTGGCGGCGGCGACACTGGCGACTCTCGTGCGAGTGTTCGATGGGTTTGAGCGCAAACCGATTGAACGGCCTGCGCATCGGTGGGTGGTGGTGCCCGTGGACGGGCAGGGCTCCCTGTCCCCCGCCGCCACGGTTGAGCTGCAGGGCCGGGAACCGGCAGCATAGGGGTATGACGTCGGCCGATAGGGTGCTGACCGGGCACCCTTTTGTGGTCGCTCATCGTGGGGCATCGGCAGCTCGGCCGGAACATACCCTCGCGGCCTATGACCTTGCCCTCAAAGAGGGGGCTGACGGGGTGGAATGCGATGTACGGCTGACCCGCGACGGTCACTTGGTGTGCGTCCATGACCGTCGCCTGGACCGCACATCGACCGGTGCCGGCTTGGTCAGCACGATGACGTTGGCCCAGTTGCGCGAATTGGAATACGGCGCGTGGCATGTCAGCTGGCGCCCCGACGGTGCTCATGGTGATACGAGCCTGTTGACGCTGGACGCCCTCGTCGCGCTGGTCCTGGACTGGCGGCGTCCGGTGAAGATCTTCATCGAAACCAAACATCCTGTCCGGTACGGCGCACTGGTGGAAAGCAAGGTGTTAGCGCTGCTGCACCGGTTCGGTATTGCCGCGCCGGCCTCCGCCGACCGATCCCGGGCCGTGGTGATGTCGTTTTCGGCGGCCGCGGTCTGGCGGATTCGCCGCGCGGCACCGCTGCTGCCGACGGTGTTGCTCGGGCGCGCCGCCTGGTATCTGGCCAGTAGCGCAGCGACCGCGGTCGGTGCCACCGCCGTCGGGCCGTCGATCACCACGCTGCGTGACCATCCGGAACTCGTCGACCGTGCCGCGGCGCAGGGCCGGGCTCTGTACTGTTGGAATGTCGATACGTTCGACGACGTCACCTTCTGCCGGGATCTTGGGTGGCCTGGATCGCCACTCACTACCCCGGCGGACCAAGGCCTGGCTGCAGAACGGGTCGACGGCGAGCCGGTGACGATCCGCGGCAGCGATGTCTCACCGCACAGTGCACCCACAGTGCCGCACCCCGATGGCGGCGACGGGCAGCACATGACGGCGGCCAGGACCGGAGCCGGGCGTTTCAGCGTAGCCAGCCCAGATGACCGGCCAGGAGTGCATAACCGACGAACGCGACAGTGTCGATGAGACCATGCGCGATCACCAGCGGCCAGAGTCGGCCGGTGCGGCGCCACACATACCCGAACACCAGCCCCATCGCGCAGTTACCCAGCCCGGCACCAAACCCTTGGTAGAGGTGGTAAACACCGCGCAGCACACTTGAGCAGGCCAGTGCGACGCCAGGGCGGATGCCCAGCTGCCCAAGCCGGGTCAGCAGATAGCCGACCACGAGCACCTCTTCCGCCCAGCCGTCGGCGAACGCCATCCCAACCAGCACCGGCACCCGCCACCAGGTCGGGCCCAGGCCGGAGGGAATGACGGAGGCGTTAATCCCCACCGTCCGCGCCGCGAGATAGCCGGCTAATCCGGGCAGGCCGACCACGGCGGCCAGACCAGTGCCGCCCAGCACATCGGCCCGCCAGCGGATCCGCCCCAGCCCGATTCGCGCCGGACTCACACCGCTACGCCACAGCAGATACACCCCCAGAGCACCCCAGGCGACCAGTTGTGCGATGACCGCGAGGTTCAGCCCGAGATCGATCAGGTCAAAGTAGGAGCGTCGCGGGTTGATCGGGATCCGCTGCGCGCCCAGATTACGCAGAACCTCATCGATGAGCTGCAGGATCGCGGTGAGGGCGCTGACGCCGAAGGTGACGCCCAGCACAACGGCGACCTCGATGCCCAGCGTCCGGCGCGGCGCCGGCGGCATTTCGGGTTCACCGGGCAGCGCGGTCACGCCCGACACGGTAGCCGCCCCAATGGTCCGCGTGAGCGGCGCCCGGCTAAGCGACGCATTGCCAAGCGGGCAGCCACCGGCTGCGTCAATCGGACAGAGCTAACACAAACTCTGCTGCGCACCAGCGCAATTCTGTCGACCCGGTTACTGTTTGGTCGTGGTCCGCATCGCGTATCTCGGCCCGGAAGGAACGTTCACCGAAGCGGCGCTGCTGCAGCTGGCGGCCGCAGGCATGGTCCCCGACCACGGCCCCGCTACCGTGCGGCGTGTGCCCAGCGAAAGCACGCCTGCCGCACTCGACGCTGTTCGTGACGGCGTAGTCGATTACGCGTGCGTGCCCATCGAGAACTCGATCGAAGGGCCTGTGGTGCCCACCCTGGACAGCCTGGCCATGGGTTCGCCGCTGCAAGTGTTCGCCGAGACAACGCTGGATGTGGCGTTCAGCATCGTCGTCAAGCCCGGCCGGACCGTCGCCGACGTTCGCACGGTCGCTGCTTTTCCCATGGCGGCCGCGCAGGTGCGGCACTGGCTGGCCACCCATCTGCCGGTCGCGGAGCTGCGGCCGGCGAACTCCAATGCGGACGCTGCGCAGCAGGTCGCCGATGGCCAGGTCGACGCCGCGGTCAGTTCAGCGCTGGCCGCCCACCACTGCGGGTTAACGGCGCTGGCCGACGGCGTCGTCGATGAACCCAACGCCCGCACCCGCTTCCTGCTGGTCGGCCCGCCCGGGCCGCCGCCGAACGGGGCCGACCGGACGTCGGTCGTGTTGCGGATCCACAATACGCCCGGGGCCTGGTCGCTGCGCTGAGCGAGTTCGGCATCCGCGGAATCGACCTGACCCGGATCGAGTCTCGGCCCACCCGCACCGAACTGGGCGCCTACATGTTTTTCCTGGACTGTGTCGGCCATATCGACGACGACGCGGTTGCCGAGGCACTTAAAGCCTTGCACCGCCGTTGTGCCGATGTGCGATACCTCGGTTCTTGGCCCACCGGTGTACTAGCGGGCGCACAACCACCGCCGTGCGACGAAGCAGCCCGCTGGCTGGCCCGGTTACGGGAAGGAAAACCGGATCCCGCCGGAGGCACCGCGCAATGAGCGGTCGTTTGGTGCTGGTGCGGCACGCCCAGTCCTACGGCAACCTGGAGCGCCGGCTGGACACGTTACCGCCAGGAACCAGCTTGACACCTCTGGGTCGGGATCAGGCCCGTATATTTGCGCGTACCCGTTCGCCGCGGCCCGCGATGGTGATCCATTCGGTCGCGGCCCGAGCCGCGGAGACCGCCGCGGTGATCGGCGCCGAACTGGGGGTGCCGATCCGCGAAGTCGCCGGCATCCACGAAGTGCAGGTCGGGGTTGGAAAACCGCAACGACGACGAAGCGGTTGCCGAGTTCAACGCGATCTACCAGCGGTGGCATCACGGTGAACTGGAGGTGCCGCTACCCGGGGGGGAAACCGGGCGCGACGTGTTGGACCGCTACCTGCCGGTGCTCACCGATCTGCGCATCCGTTACCTCGACGACCATGACTGGACCGGCGACATCATCGTCGTGAGCCACGGTGCGGCGATCCGGCTGGCGGCCGCTGCGCTGGCCGGCGTGGACGGCGGGTTCGTGCTGGATCACCATCTCGGCAACACTGAATCGGTGGTGCTGATCCCCATCACCGACGGCCGATGGAGTTGTGTGCGCTGGGGTGAGCTGTCGCCGCCGTTCTCCCCCGAGCCCGCGCCGGCTCCAATCGCCGACGCGGTGCGCTGCAACACCGACCCGATGGCCTGAGCAGCTCGCGGCACCACGCTGGCCGGGCACCTTCGAGATCACATACCGGCGGCCAGCGCGACCGGTTCACCGCACCCGCAGCCGACCATGTCGCACTCGATCACAAAGGTGTGCGGAATCAGCTCGGGGTCGTCGCAGCCGTCGTCAGTGCACTCCGGTCGGCGCAGCGCATGGCGAATGACGGTGCCGTGGCAGTGAGCCAAGTCTTCACGACAACCGCGGCAGCTGGTACCCATGGGCTGTTCTTAGCACCCGGCGCGGACAAACCCGTCGATGCCACGCCCATCGATTGCCAGTCATTGTCAGGCCCAGCCGAGTTCCTCCAGCCGGTCGTCGTCGATCCCGAAGTGGTGAGCAACCTCGTGGATCACCGTGATCATCACCTGCTCGACAACCTCGGCATCGGAATGACAGGCGTCCAGCAGCGCTTCCCGGTAGATCGTGATCGTATCCGGTAGCGCGCCGGCGTAGCTGGAGTCGCGTTCGGTCAGCGCTACCCCGTCGTACAGTCCGAGCAGGTCAGGTTCTTCGGGGTGGCGCTCGGCGACGAGAACGACGACGTTGTCCATAGCCGCGGCGAGCTCCTGCGGGATCAGGTCCAGTGCGTGGGAAACCAGTTCGTCGAACCGCCCGGGTCCATCCGCACGGCCATCGGATCATGCTCCTGGTGCGGGTGCGGCCGGAGCCGGCGGTGGCGGGGCCGGTGGGGCTTCCATCGGCGCCGGGGGAGGCGGCGGTGGGGGTTCGCCACCCGCAGCCGCCGGTGGTGGCGCTTCAGCACCCGGAGATGGCGGTACGGCGGGCGCCGGCTGCGGCGGCGACTGCGGAGCCGGCTCGGCAGGTTGGTGCGGCAGGTGCTGGTTGCCCGGCCGTTGCCCGGTCGATGCCGTCGAGGTGCCCTGGCTCAGCGGCACGGGGGGCACCGGGATCGGCGGCGGGTTGAGCCGCTCTTGGGGGATCTCCGGCGGCGGGATGGGTGGCTGGCCATTGATCAGCAGCGGACCCTTGGCGCTGTTGAGCAATGTCGCCCAGCCACCGTTGCCCAGGGTCGCGCCGATACTGCAGGAAACTTCCCGGCTACCGGCCGCCCAGCTGGGCAGCGAGACGGTGTTATAGGTCAGCGTCAGCGTGGTGTTGCGCAACTGGACCGGGGCAAGGTAAGCCTCTGTCAGCCGGGTGCACGAGTCTTTGATAAAAGTGTCCTGCTCAGGTTCAGGGGGCAGCGCGCCGGGGAATCTCTCGGCGAGGTTGACACTGCCGGTGACCTCCATGGCATGCGGTCCTGCGCAGTCGACCGGGGTATCGGTGGGTTGGTTGGTAGCAGGGTCGATACCGAGACAAGTTCCCGCCGGCCAGACCTTCGATTGATCAAGGTTGGCGACCCGGCCCTGGAAAGCGGCCTGTTGGTTGTTGGGGCCGGGCAGTTGCAGGCCGCACAGCACGCGGCGGTCACCAGACTGGCGCCAGGCGCGGTCACCCGACCACAGCATACTGATGCTGAACTTGCTGTTGGGGTCGTAGTGGTTTCCCAGGTAGCGCCGGACCGCAGCCTCGCACTGCTCCTGGCTGATCTGCTCGATACGAGCAGCTGACGGCGGCGCCGAATCGGGACCGTACTCCGAGCCCGGGAAGGTCCGCATATCGATGGACTCGGCGACCTCGAAACGGTGTTCGTCTTTGCACTCGACGATACTGGCCGCCTCGGGCAGGTTCTCCGGCCACATCAGACAGTCGCCGCTGGTGGCGCGGTTGAAAGCTTCGTTGCTCTTGACGCCGGTGCTGGGCACCGGGTTAGCGACCATGTAACCCACCAGCCGCCCCGGACCGGTGTCGCCGCTCGGCACCGCGGTGACCACGCCGGCAATGAGCAGGCCACCCAGGGCGGTCAGCAGCAGGGTGCGTCGTGTCGACGTGGCGCGCAGGGCATGCCAGGAGGGCAGCCGACGCCGTGCCGCCCGCGGCTGTTGAGCGGCGGCCGGTGAATCGTCCTGGTCGGTTGCGTCTGGCATCCGCTCCATTCTGACAGGCTGCATGACCGGCGTGAAAGCTGTTGCATGTGGGATCCTGGCTCCGGGCGCCAGGCCGGCGACGCTCGGCCCCGGCGACCGAAAGTAGGTTAAAGGTCGTGATCGACCTGAAGCTGCTGCAGGATAACCCCGACGCGGTCCGGCGTTCTCAGGTCAGCCGCGGCGAAGACCCCGCTCTGGTGGACGCCTTGCTGGCCGCTGATGCCGCCCGCCGGGCGGCGATCTCCACGGCGGACTCACTGCGCGCCGAACAGAAGGCTGCGAGCAAGAACGTGAGTACCGCCTCCGGCGACGAGCGTGCGGCACTGCTAGCGCGGGCCAGGGAACTGGCCGAACAGGTCAAGGCCGCCGAGGCCGCTCAGGCGCAGGCCGAGGCGGCGTTCACTGCGGCCCATCTGGCGATCCCGAACGTCATCCTCGACGACGTGCCCCGGCGGGGAAGACGACTATCGCGTCCTGGATGTCGTCGGTGAGCCCGCCGCCGTCGAAAACCCGCGTGACCATGTCGAACTCGGTGAGGCACTGGGGCTCATCGACATGCAGCGCGGTGCCAAAGTGTCCGGCTCGCGGTTTTATTTCCTGACGGGCCGGGGTGCGCTGCTGCAGCTGGGGCTCTTGCAGCTGGCGATGCGGTTGGCCGTCGACAACGGGTTCATCGCGATGATCCCGCCGGTGCTGGTGCGTCCCGAGGTGATGTCCGGTACCGGGTTTCTCGGCGCCCACGCCGAAGAGGTGTACCGCGTGGAGTCTGACGACCTTTATTTGGTCGGTACTTCCGAAGTTCCCCTGGCCGGCTACCACGCAGACGAAATCCTTGACCTGTCCGCCGGGCCCCTGCGCTATGTGGGCTGGTCGTCGTGCTTTCGGCGTGAGGCCGGCAGCCACGGCAAAGACACGCGCGGCATCATCCGGGTGCATCAGTTCGACAAGGTGGAAGCGTTCGTCTACTGCATGCCCGCCCACGCTGAAACCGAGCATGAACGATTGCTGCACTGGCAACGCGAAATGTTAGCCAAGGTCGAGGTGCCCTATCGGGTAATCGACGTGGCCGCAGGCGATCTCGGTTCCTCAGCGGCTCGGAAGTTCGACTGCGAGGCCTGGCTGCCGACACAAGGCACCTACCGCGAACTGACGTCCACGTCGAACTGCACCACCTTTCAGGCACGCCGGCTGGCGACGCGCTACCGCGATCCCAACGGAAAGCCGCACATCGCTGCAACACTCAACGGCACCTTGGCCACCACCCGCTGGCTGGTGGCGATACTGGAGAATCACCAACAACCCGAC
This window harbors:
- a CDS encoding septum formation family protein, with the protein product MERMPDATDQDDSPAAAQQPRAARRRLPSWHALRATSTRRTLLLTALGGLLIAGVVTAVPSGDTGPGRLVGYMVANPVPSTGVKSNEAFNRATSGDCLMWPENLPEAASIVECKDEHRFEVAESIDMRTFPGSEYGPDSAPPSAARIEQISQEQCEAAVRRYLGNHYDPNSKFSISMLWSGDRAWRQSGDRRVLCGLQLPGPNNQQAAFQGRVANLDQSKVWPAGTCLGIDPATNQPTDTPVDCAGPHAMEVTGSVNLAERFPGALPPEPEQDTFIKDSCTRLTEAYLAPVQLRNTTLTLTYNTVSLPSWAAGSREVSCSIGATLGNGGWATLLNSAKGPLLINGQPPIPPPEIPQERLNPPPIPVPPVPLSQGTSTASTGQRPGNQHLPHQPAEPAPQSPPQPAPAVPPSPGAEAPPPAAAGGEPPPPPPPAPMEAPPAPPPPAPAAPAPGA
- a CDS encoding CPBP family intramembrane glutamic endopeptidase, which codes for MPPAPRRTLGIEVAVVLGVTFGVSALTAILQLIDEVLRNLGAQRIPINPRRSYFDLIDLGLNLAVIAQLVAWGALGVYLLWRSGVSPARIGLGRIRWRADVLGGTGLAAVVGLPGLAGYLAARTVGINASVIPSGLGPTWWRVPVLVGMAFADGWAEEVLVVGYLLTRLGQLGIRPGVALACSSVLRGVYHLYQGFGAGLGNCAMGLVFGYVWRRTGRLWPLVIAHGLIDTVAFVGYALLAGHLGWLR
- a CDS encoding DUF4328 domain-containing protein, producing MIQVCSQCGTRWNVRDRQRMWCPRCRGALLAPLPEADPRWSAQGPTQAPVTASQRPAPQLPPGYRWIAVRPGAPPPRRPPRKPLGPTPRYTVIPRWSLADQVGEAAQQRASPVRQGPPATTVHTTLFATLVVFAIAALVYVVRYVLLVINRNTLLNPLVAAAAVWLGVGVSLAAIAAVIACAVVLIRWLIARRAAAFMHYGRHEPRPGWSLWAGCLVPLVNLAWAPVYVIELAMLEKLYARLRRPILMWWIVWIASTGVSVFAIATSRAHDAQGIANNTVAMTLGYLLAAATLATLVRVFDGFERKPIERPAHRWVVVPVDGQGSLSPAATVELQGREPAA